The Neosynechococcus sphagnicola sy1 region CCAGGTAGGACAGGGGGAGAATCTCAAAGTCCACGACCCGCCGCGATGGCCCATCCCAAACCGGCTGCACACCCAACAAAGCCAGGGCTTCTGCCAAATCATCGCCTCCGGTACGCATGGTTGCGGTTCCCCAAATGGAGAGCCCCAGGGTTTGGGGATACTCTCCGTGTTCCTGGGTATACCGTTCAATCAACACGGCGGCGGCTTTCCGCCCCACATCCCAGGCACTTTCGGTGGGGATGGCTCGAATATCAACGGAGTAAAAATTCCGTCCCGTGGGCAAGACATCAGGTCTGCCTCGGGTTGGGGCTCCCGATGCCCCACTGGGAATATAGCCCCCGGCTAAACCGTGGAGCAAGTAGTGTAGCTCCTGATCAGTGTGTCGTAGTGCGGGTAGTAGTTGTGTCTGAATCCAGCGCTGGGATAGATGCAGCGCCTCGGTCTCGGAAGCCATGGCGGGGAAGCCCTCGCCATCCGCTAACAGGGAGTCTACAAGCTTGGCGGCTGCTAGTTCCAACGCCGCGATCGCATCCCCTAGAATCTGACAGTCCGGATGTCCCTGGGCGGCTAATTGCTGGCGTTGCACGTCAGCAAGGGCAACCCCCATGTCTGCCGTTAAGGGATCCAAGTCTAACCCCCAATCCTGGGCGATCGCCCGGGTGAGTCCTGACTGGGCTGGGTTGGGATGACGGGCGATCGCCACCACCAGATCCCGGAGTTGCGACCCTTGGGGACACTGGCCAAAAATATGCAACCCATCCCGAATCTGGGCTTCCTTCAGCTCACAGAGATAACCATCGGCAACGGTAATCCAGTCTCGATCTAGTGTCCAGGTATCGGTGTCAGCGGTGGCTCCATGGGCGGGTTGGCGGGGCTGGCGGTGCTGTAAATCCCGGTGGAGATTGGCCTGTCGCACCAGTTGGCTCATGCGATCCTGAATCACAGAAACCCTGGTCGGATCAAGGCTTTGAGCTTCGTAGTATTCATCAATCAGCTGCTCCAACTGCTGTAAGGGGCCGTAGAGTTCAGCCCGGGTCATCGGCGGGGTGAGATGATCGAGAATCACGGCCTGGGCGCGACGCTTGGCCTGGGAACCCTCACCGGGGTCATTGACGATAAAGGGATAGAGGTGGGGTAAAGCTCCCAATGCAACCTCGGGATAGCAGTCAGCAGCCAGGGCCACACTTTTACCAGGGAGCCATTCTAAATTGCCGTGTTTACCGACATGGACGATGACGTGGGCACCAAACCCATGCCGGAGCCAGTGATAAAAGGCCAGGTAAGCCGGGGTTGGTTCTAGATCGGGGGCATGGTAGTTTAAGGCTGGATCAATGTCATAGCCCCGGCTGGGCTGAATGCCAACAAAGACATTTCCCAGTTGCAGTCCCGGAATTGCGATGTCTGCCTTGGGGGTACACCGATCTCCCCAGCGATCGCGGATACCTTGGTGTACTGTTGGCGGCAGATGGTCGAAATAAGCTGCAAAGGCGGCGATCGGCAGGGTTTGCTGGATCGGACGCAGGTCGCGCCCTTCGGGGTCATTGGTCAGGGTGGCTGTGAGCTGCTGGATCAAGTCCCCTCCCGTGGGTGGCAATGCCTCGATCTGGTAACCAGCCTGCTGCATTGCCTTCAGCATCTCCACACAACTGGCAGGGGTATCCAGCCCCACTCCATTCGCCAGTCTGCCGTCTCGGGTGGGGTAGTTTGCTAGGATCAAGGCCACCCGTCGTTGGGCAACGGGGGTTTGCCGCAGCTTCACCCAATTAGCGGCCAAATCCGCCACAAACTGAATGCGATCGCCCATGGGGGCATACCCCACCACATCGGTTTCTAAGTCGGCATTCCAGGTTTGCACCGCCTTAAACGAAACGGCGCGACTGATAATCCGCCCATCCACTTCTGGCAGCGCCACATTCATCGCCAGATCCCGGGGAGAGAGCCCCTGGAATTGACTCGCCCACTGCTCCACCGTGCCGCCACTGAGGATCACCTGTAAAATCGGCACATCCAACTGCTGCCAGAGGCCGACTTGGGGGATGGCGGTTTCCAAACGGGCCAGGGAAAAACTCGTAGCGTTCAGCAATACTTGAATGGCCTGACCATCCTGGGGTTTGGAAGTAGGTCAGCAGCTGTGCCTGCACCGCTAGATCGCGCAAGGAGGAGACATAGACAGGAATTGGATCGAGCTGATGCTGAGCTAGGGCGGCACAGAGGGCATCCATGGGGGCTGTGTTCCCCGCTAAATAGTGAGCGCGATAAAACAGCAGCCCGACGCGGGGCTGGGATGGTTGTTGCTGGGAAGCGGGCCATGGATAGAGACCCACCCGAGGCACCCCTTGGGGGGCAGGGGGGTGATAGCGAGTTCCCAGGCAGGTATCGGCTAGAAATTGCAACCCATGGGTGAGGTTCTCGAGACCCCCTTCGGTGAAATACCGCCAGAGTTGGTGAGCCGCCCCGAGGCTGGTGGTGGAATGGCTGAGCAGATCGGGGTCAGGGCGATCATCCCCAGGCAAAAGCACCAAGGAGGCTCCAGTTCTACCTACCAGATCTTTGACCACCTCAAGGCCATAGGGCCAGTAAGCGCGACCTCCCAACAGGCGAACCACAATCACCTGGGCGTGCTGGAGCACTGTCTCTGCATAGGTATCGATCGTCAGTTGTTGCTGAAGTTGCAGCAAATTGACCACCCGGAGTGCCGGAAAACCATGGGGTAGGCGAGACACCGCCTGAGCCAGGGTTTGAATATCAGTATCGGCAGTGGTGAGCAAGATCAGAGGGGCGGGGGTTTGTTCAATAAAAATCACCCCAGCTTGATCCGGGTTCCAACCTCCGGGAGTGGCGGCAAGACGGTGCATAGTAATACCGTTTTAATCGGGGGCAGGAGGGCGATAGCGTTCACGGATGGATTGTGTGTTTACCGAACCGCTGTCTGGAAAGACGGGGCTTGAATCCCGTGCTTTTGATCAAGGGGAGTGATAAGCTCAAAAAACCTCCGTGCTTCTCCCGTAAATTCGAGGCATGACATTCGCCGACGCTGAATTTTATCCCCCTGTCTCTGTTTGCCAACCCGTTGAAGAAGCGCTACGTCAGCAAGTAGAGCAGGAGCGACTCCTCAACCAAGTTACCACCCAGATTCGTCAAAGTTTGGAGTTACCTGTAATCCTGGAAACTGCTGTGCAGCAAGTGCGGGATTTTTTACTGGCAGACCGCCTGGTAATTTACCAATTTGATACCCAGAGTTCCACCCCATCGACGGAGACCTCCCCAGGGATTGCCAACTGTGCAGGTCAGAGCCGGGAAATTGAAGGATTGGGCGGTCAGGTTACCTATGAAGCGAGAGCCTCCCAGGGGATTATTACCGCACTGCATTGGGCGGAACCAGACAGCTGTTTTGTCCGGGTGCCGCTGTGTCGGGAGCGTTATCACCGGGGCAGCACCCTGGCGATCGCCGATACAGAACTCACCTATGCCAACGTTCCTTGTTTAATGAATCTGCTGCGCCAGCTACAGGTGCGTGCCAAACTCGTCGCTCCGATTATGGTGCAGGAATCTTTGTGGGGGTTACTGATCGCCCATCAGTGCTTTGAACCACGGGAGTGGCAGCCCACGGAACAACGATTTTTACAGCACATTGCCGAACACCTGGCGATCGCCATTTACCAAGCGCAGCTCTACGCTCAAGTTCAACAGCAGAAACAAACCCTCGAACAGCGCGTCATTGAACGCACCCAAGATCTCCGGGATACCCTACTAGCTGCCCAAGCTGCTAACCGTGCCAAAAGTGAGTTTCTGGCGAACATGAGCCATGAACTCCGCACACCGCTCACCTGTGTAATTGGCATGTCAGCCACCCTGTTGCAATGGTCATTGGGGCAACTGAGTCAACGCCAACGAGACTTTCTCCAAACCATTCACAACAGCGGCAAGCACCTGCTAGAACTCATTAACGACATTTTGGATCTGTCCCAAGTTGAGGCTGGCAAGATGCTGCTGAATGTCAGCGAATTTTCCCTCACTCAACTGGCCTATCAAAGCCTCCAAATCCTGAAGGAAAAAGCTGAACGCAACCAGGTTACCCTGGCGTTAGAAATTCAGTCTCAGCGGTTCGAGATTGATGCTCCCGAACCGCCCCCCACCCTGAACTTCGCCGCTGACCAGCGGCGGGTACGGCAGATTCTCTTGAATTTGCTGAGCAATGCGATCAAATTTACCCCAGAGGGCGGCCAAGTGATCCTGAGACTGTGGTCAGAAACCAACAAGGTCGCCTTGCAGATAGAAGATACGGGCATCGGCATTCCTGAAGATCAAAAAACCCCTGCTGTTTCAAAAATTTCAGCAGCTCGATACCTCCCATGATCGAGAATATGAAGGTACGGGACTGGGACTGGCGTTGACCCAGCAGTTGCTAGAGTTGCACGGTGGCTGGATCGAAGTTGAATCTACCGTTGGTGTTGGCTCTGTCTTTACTGCCTGGGTTCCGGCCCAACTCCTCCCTGCTGCTCCTCTAGCCTTTGTGAGTGCGGGGAATACCCAGGGGCAAATAGTCTTGATTGCCCATCAAGAAGAAACCGCCAAAATCATCTGCGATCTGCTGACCACTGCGGGATATCAGGTGATCTGGATCATGGATGGACTCAGTGCTGTCGCTCAGGTACAGTTACTTCAGCCCCAGCTTGTGATCTTAGAGATGCAGCTCTCAGGTGCGGATGGGACGGAGGTAATTCTGCAATTACGCAGGACGCCCCTTGCCAAACCCCTCAAGATTTTGTCCCTCTCCCCTCCGGATGGCTGCACCCATCCCTGCCACCCCCTGACCGTGGGAGCCGATGACTATATGAGCTATCCTTTCCAACCCCAGGAGCTATTCCACAAAATTGTCGCTTTGCTCGCACTTGTCAATCCTTAATATTTGTATTCTCAACAGACAACTGGTGGGCGATTGGTATTTCCCCGACGATCAATCCACGCTGATTTTGATTCTGGATCCCCCATGGCTGATTCGAGGCAACTTCTCAACACCCTACACCACGGTCTGATTGTTTCCTGTCAAGCGCCCGTTGACTCCCCGTTGCACACCCCCCCCGATCATTGCCGCGATCGCCCAAGCAGCGGTCAATCAGGGAGCGGTTGGTGTGCGGATTGATACACCTGCCCATATCTCCCGAGTTCGACAGCAAGTGAGTGTCCCCATCATTGGCCTCTGGAAGCAGCAAATTCCAGGTTCCGAAGTCTACATTACGCCGCAGTTTCACCACGCTCAAGCGATCGCCGAGGCAGGAGCCGATCTGATCGCGATAGATGCCACCCTGCGATCGCGTCCCCAGGGCGAAACCGTTGAATCCCTGATCCGCCGCATTCACCAAGAGTTAGGGAAACCCGTGATGGCAGATATTGATACCCTGGAAGCCGCGATCGCCGCCGAGACAGCAGGTGCGGATCTGATTGGCACCACCCTCTATGGCTATACCGCCGCAACCCGGCATCTAACACCACCCGGTTTTGAACTGTTAAGCGATTGGGTGCAGCAGGGGCACATCCCTGTCATCTGCGAAGGGGGCATTCAGACGCCTGCAATGGCACGGCAAGCCCTAGAGTTGGGTGCCTATGCGGTGGTGGTGGGAACCGCCATTACCGGGATTGATGCCCTCGTCAACGCTTACTGTGCTGCCCTGCGTCAGCCTGTTTAGCAGTAGATCGACACGCAGGATGGGAGGTGAGCCCTGGGATTTGCTGGAGACTCGTCTCCCAGGCACCTGCAACCCCAGGGAATGCTGCAAAACTCCAAAGTGAGAATTACGGCCTGGTTGGTTCCAAAGCTTGTGTAGTCAGCTAAGGTCATAGTAGAATTAACGTTTGTGTCGAATTAGAGTCAGTCCATGCCCAAACTCAAGACTCGCAAAGCTGCTGCCAAGCGTTTCCGCAGCACGGGTAGCGGCAAGATTATGCGCCGCAAATCCATGAGGAACCACCTGCTACAACACAAGAGTGCCGCTCGGAAGCGCTCCCTCTCCCATCCAGCTTTGGTGGACGAGCGAGATGCTGAGAACGTGCGCCTCATGCTGCCCTACTTATAAGATTTTGAAGGTCTCAGGTAACTATGACACGGGTCAAACGCGGTA contains the following coding sequences:
- the cobN gene encoding cobaltochelatase subunit CobN, yielding METAIPQVGLWQQLDVPILQVILSGGTVEQWASQFQGLSPRDLAMNVALPEVDGRIISRAVSFKAVQTWNADLETDVVGYAPMGDRIQFVADLAANWVKLRQTPVAQRRVALILANYPTRDGRLANGVGLDTPASCVEMLKAMQQAGYQIEALPPTGGDLIQQLTATLTNDPEGRDLRPIQQTLPIAAFAAYFDHLPPTVHQGIRDRWGDRCTPKADIAIPGLQLGNVFVGIQPSRGYDIDPALNYHAPDLEPTPAYLAFYHWLRHGFGAHVIVHVGKHGNLEWLPGKSVALAADCYPEVALGALPHLYPFIVNDPGEGSQAKRRAQAVILDHLTPPMTRAELYGPLQQLEQLIDEYYEAQSLDPTRVSVIQDRMSQLVRQANLHRDLQHRQPRQPAHGATADTDTWTLDRDWITVADGYLCELKEAQIRDGLHIFGQCPQGSQLRDLVVAIARHPNPAQSGLTRAIAQDWGLDLDPLTADMGVALADVQRQQLAAQGHPDCQILGDAIAALELAAAKLVDSLLADGEGFPAMASETEALHLSQRWIQTQLLPALRHTDQELHYLLHGLAGGYIPSGASGAPTRGRPDVLPTGRNFYSVDIRAIPTESAWDVGRKAAAVLIERYTQEHGEYPQTLGLSIWGTATMRTGGDDLAEALALLGVQPVWDGPSRRVVDFEILPLSYLGRPRVDVTLRISGFFRDAFSNLIDLFDQAVQAVAALDEPPEQNSLAAQVQQESRRWHEAGLSLDQAALRARYRIFGSKPGAYGAGLQGLIEAQNWTDDQDLARAYLNWSSYAYTAQGGEAAAPEAFEQRLRQLQVVLHNQDNREHDLLDSDDYYQFQGGLTVAVRAIRGENPQVYFGDHSQPANPKVRHLQEELGRVYRSRVINPKWIAGVMRHGYKGAFEMAATVDYLFAYDATTHCVEDFMYQGVAAAYLFDPAVQDFIEQHNPWALRDMAERLLEAHQRGLWQTADPHTVDQLRAIAHQAEAKVEGISFSSSPLITDS
- the rpmI gene encoding 50S ribosomal protein L35; translation: MPKLKTRKAAAKRFRSTGSGKIMRRKSMRNHLLQHKSAARKRSLSHPALVDERDAENVRLMLPYL
- a CDS encoding response regulator translates to MFQKFQQLDTSHDREYEGTGLGLALTQQLLELHGGWIEVESTVGVGSVFTAWVPAQLLPAAPLAFVSAGNTQGQIVLIAHQEETAKIICDLLTTAGYQVIWIMDGLSAVAQVQLLQPQLVILEMQLSGADGTEVILQLRRTPLAKPLKILSLSPPDGCTHPCHPLTVGADDYMSYPFQPQELFHKIVALLALVNP
- a CDS encoding N-acetylmannosamine-6-phosphate 2-epimerase translates to MFPVKRPLTPRCTPPPIIAAIAQAAVNQGAVGVRIDTPAHISRVRQQVSVPIIGLWKQQIPGSEVYITPQFHHAQAIAEAGADLIAIDATLRSRPQGETVESLIRRIHQELGKPVMADIDTLEAAIAAETAGADLIGTTLYGYTAATRHLTPPGFELLSDWVQQGHIPVICEGGIQTPAMARQALELGAYAVVVGTAITGIDALVNAYCAALRQPV
- a CDS encoding GAF domain-containing sensor histidine kinase, with protein sequence MTFADAEFYPPVSVCQPVEEALRQQVEQERLLNQVTTQIRQSLELPVILETAVQQVRDFLLADRLVIYQFDTQSSTPSTETSPGIANCAGQSREIEGLGGQVTYEARASQGIITALHWAEPDSCFVRVPLCRERYHRGSTLAIADTELTYANVPCLMNLLRQLQVRAKLVAPIMVQESLWGLLIAHQCFEPREWQPTEQRFLQHIAEHLAIAIYQAQLYAQVQQQKQTLEQRVIERTQDLRDTLLAAQAANRAKSEFLANMSHELRTPLTCVIGMSATLLQWSLGQLSQRQRDFLQTIHNSGKHLLELINDILDLSQVEAGKMLLNVSEFSLTQLAYQSLQILKEKAERNQVTLALEIQSQRFEIDAPEPPPTLNFAADQRRVRQILLNLLSNAIKFTPEGGQVILRLWSETNKVALQIEDTGIGIPEDQKTPAVSKISAARYLP